TGTTGCTGTATCTGCCACTTAGCCATTCATGCTTTACTTTACTCTTCTGGTAATTCCTCAGTAGTATTACCTGAAAGGGGTAAACCATCGTCGTTCAAAAAAAATGTAGGAAGTGGTTGGTTAGTGAATTTGTTCAAACTAGAGAAGCTGACTCACAGGGCTGAGAATATTAggttcttacattgatatacacatGTTAATACATTCATGTATATGCACATGAATGTGTGCAtgtgtttatgtatatgtgtgtagacAGAGACTGAGCCACAGAGTTTACTGGACGTTTTGGATAAGGGGACTGAAATGGCTAATAGGAAAGTTCCTGAATTTagtatttgaaaatatgaaaGGGTGAATGGGAGATAGTGTGGAGTCAGTGTATTTagcagaaaaataataataactcaaCTTTAACTCATTTCCCAAAGTCCTCACACTCTGTACATTATTCTGCATATGTAATCCTACTATTTCCAAACCCACCACTGTGGTCCAAAGCACTGTGAACAGGAAAGGGTAAACTTACCCTCCAGGAATAACCACTTTCTAGGTCATCATCTATTTCTCTTTGGCACACAGTTCTTACAGTCAAGCAGTGGGGTTTCCATAAAGAGTCACTGTTTCTTATTGTGTAATTCCAGCTCCTACATGTCACAGAAGCTCTGCACAAACTCTGAATGTCCAGCTgactgaaaattttaaaagtgacTTCTAAAGGCAGCAGTTCAACAAAGTTATTTTGACTCTCGTTTATTGCCTTCTCAGCATCCACAGTATTCAATTCTATGTCAGAAACTCTCAAATTATTGTTTCTCTTGGAATTTTTCTGCATAGCGTGATGTTTTAATAAATTATCTTCATTTGTAACCTAAAAGGCAAAATTTAAACATATTCAGTCTCTTCAGATAAGACTACAAATCCTACTCAGAATGAGATACCTTTAGGGGTATGATTAAAGAATTTTAACTCTTCTTTACTTAAGCTTCTGAATCTGtaaaatagggccaatgctgcttTTCATGTGGTTCACAAAGATTGACAGGGATAATTTATAAAATAGCCTCACATCTGAATTACACATGGGAGGCACTCAACATTTTGGTTACCTTCTTtatggaatattttaaataatggggTTGTTtctaaatgttttgttttgtttgttttttggtttgttgttttgttctcaAAGAACACTGTCCAAAAGGGAAATGATTCTCCTTGTCAGACCATATTTATTGAGTTTATAATTACTGAGAGAACACATTCAAGTGTTTACtaaaagtacttttaaaaatgaGTATGAGTCAATTCTATCAAACCCAAGTAAGAATACTTGTTTGTAAGAACTGATGTCTTGCCATTAAGTTCTTCATCTATAATTTGTGACTTAATCATAAGAAAGATTCTTTTTAGTAATTCATATAAGAATTGTTTGTCTACTTGCACCTAGTGGGTAGGGGCTCAATTTGACACAAATACTAAAGGAAATGGACTAGAGAATGAGATCCTGGTCATAATGACACAAAGTCTCAAATATTTAATTCAAACTAGTGTTTTAGAGATGGCCTCTTAAAGATATCCTACTGGTATAGTTAATTATGAGCTAAGTATAATAGTATCTAAGGCATCAAGCAAGTGAGCAATAACTATAAACAATGTTTATAATTAGCTAGCTGGATTATGTGACTACAGATTTAAAGGTTCTGAAATCGCTATTCTTGAGCTACCTTCACATATAAAGACAGCTTGTATTTACTTAAAATCAGTTTAGAACGTTTTGAACTTCATTTTAAAATGGGCTTCAGGGTATAGTAGAAGGGGTTCAAGATACAACTGAATGCTTCTTTTAGCTCAACTAATAGCAATTGCCCTATTCAAGTGTGCTATACAGCAATGTTTCTGGACTTGCCCAGACCACAGTGGCTCCCATACTTTAGGTTTTTTATGATACAAATTACTTGTAGTGGTTAGAATTGTAACCCCTGTGTTCAGGAAAGGACTTCGTCTTGAGGTTTTGGGGAAGTAAGAAAACTGACAAAACAAGACGATGAGTCATGAGCAATGAATCTTCGCACATTCTCTCCTCCTACCATCCATACAAACCAAAGCCAAACCACCATGTTTTTGAAAAGAATCTCATATTAGGAAGATGTTACACTGCATTTAAATGTTCTCCAGAGGAATAAAACGCTTCCCCCCATCAGAAGAATTCcactggaggaggaggaaggtttTTGAAATTGACAGTCCGGAGTGCCTTGACCAGGTTCCTCAAATCTCTCTATGAATCTTTCTTCAAGTTCAGTTTTGACTAGTTGCCTGGAAAACTACCTCTTTTCTGTCTTTCATGAATCAAGTTTTTCAGTTTGGAAGGACGTCGGGCTCAGACTAGCTCTCGGAGAGCCTCCATCCTTCTGGAACCTACGGTTTGGACCTCGGGTCTCATCCCAGTCACCCTCCTGTGTGCTCTGGGTGAGCTGCAGCTGCCCGAAACCCAAGAACACCTGGCACTGACAAATGAACAACTGTCAAAACTGTCACCTCGGTTCCAAGCCACTGAAGGAAGGCTGGGTTTGCGCATGGGTCGTGCCCCAGAGCGTGCAGGCCTATAGGTCCGCGAAGGGAAGACCCTCCTACCTACTGGGCCGCGGTGGATTCTCCTCCAGCAATTTAAATCCTCCGGGATTCGAATCCTTCCCCATCGTCCTTCACGTCCCGCCCACTCTAGCCCCGCCCTGCCGACTCAAATTCGCACAGGCGCAGAGGCGCGCGCATTGCCTCCTGGGATTGGTAGTTTTTCTATGTCGTGTCAGCTCTTGAACGAAGGCAAAGGAAGGCGCTAAGGACTACAAGGCCCGGCGTCCTCCAAACCCGGTGGGCGGTGAGAATGGATGGGGGTGTAGGAAAGCCGGGGTTTTTAAACAATAATTCGTAAGACCTAAAGGGGGAATCCCCGATTGCGTCACTCGTTCGGGTGGAGGGCGGGACTCCGGAAGTGGCGCTGGGGCCCCTGCCCCTCAAGGAGTGAGCTCTCCCGAGCTGAGTCTttgctccccctcccctccccctctgttTTCCAGCGGCCTAGGCATGCCCCGCGCGTGTCTGTGGAAGGCGGAAACGGCTGCAGGGGCCCGTGTTCTTGCGAAGGGACCTAACTAAGCCCGCCATGTCTGGGGGCTTCGAGCTGCAGCCGCTGGACGGCGGCCCCCGGGTGGCCCTGGCGCCCGGGGAGACGGTGATCGGTCGCGGGCCGCTGCTGGGAGTAAGTGTGGGCGGGGGCTTGGCGGACCTGGAGAGCCTTGTGAGGTTCTTGTTGGCTCTTGAGGCCTTAAGTCCTGGCTCCATTCCTCCCAAGTCCTGCCTGACTGGATTTTGGAAGTTTGAGGCAACATGTTTTTCAGTCAACTCACAAAAGCACGGACTGTATTAACCATCATTATCATTTTATCCAGGGGGTTGGCAAACTAGGACTGTGAGTTGTTGTATCGACCCATGAACTAAGAATAGTTTTTCAGTTTAAAAATGTGAAATTGGCGAATAGTTACTCCAAGGGTTGAGGATATTGTATCTTGGCTTGCAAAGCCTAAAATACTTACAGTAGAATCTGGCCCTAAAAAGGTTTGTCAACAGTGAAATTATCTCACCCGAGTTAATTTCTTTTCAGCTCTGGCTTTGTGGGTCTTTCTTTTAttataataactttttttttttaattttttttttagtaatctcAATAGCTGATTCTTAAATAGTATGTGTAGTGTTCCAGCCATTGACCTacagaaactttatttttaattttttttattgatactggagattgaacccagcggtgtgtaaccactgagccacatccccagcccttttctgtttttttaatattgagacagggtctcactaaattgcttagggactcactaagttgcggaagctgactttaaacttgtgatcctcctgagtcactgggattacaggattgtgccaccatgcccgactAGGAGACTTTATATATACCATTCGATTTAATCCTTTCAAGaccctgtgaatcaggtggtttTATTATCTTATTACGAAATTTGAACAATAAATTGGTTATTTAAAGGTGATACATATTGCCACTAAGATTTCTCTTTGTTACAATAAAGAGAAAAGCTTCAAATTACATTGTGGAATTCTATAAATGCCTTCCTGAGCATATATCTGACCCCTCCCCGCCCGCATCCAACACTTCTTGTGTATTGCCCAGTTTGTGTAGAGCATTTTGCAGACCTTAGTACTGCTAGGGCAAACAAAGCTAAGTGGGGCATGGGTCCCTGCCTTGTAGGAGTTCTCTCTTGTATTGATATGTGGCAGCCAATACCAGGAGTAAGGAATGTTGACTATTACCCTGGTTAACTTACAGTGTCTTAATGGACCATTGGTTACTTACAGCTCCTCTGGGAAAAAAAGGTTGTCTTGTGGAAGTTGGTTCCAAcagggtgtgtgtgtgcttgtgtgtgtgcatgtgtgtaattGTAGTAAGGTTATTGAGTTCAGTACTATATATTTTTCCTGAGCAAGTAATTATTTAAATGTTACATAACACCTTGTTACTTTTCAACATAGTGTGTTAGCCTATTAAACATTTGAAGGTGGGACCTAGGAGTGTTTTTTGGCTTTGCTTGTTTCTTTTAAATATCAA
Above is a genomic segment from Callospermophilus lateralis isolate mCalLat2 chromosome 14, mCalLat2.hap1, whole genome shotgun sequence containing:
- the Fbxo48 gene encoding F-box only protein 48 translates to MQKNSKRNNNLRVSDIELNTVDAEKAINESQNNFVELLPLEVTFKIFSQLDIQSLCRASVTCRSWNYTIRNSDSLWKPHCLTVRTVCQREIDDDLESGYSWRVILLRNYQKSKVKHEWLSGRYSNIRSPISLPEKIMCPMDADTWGEILEAELER